The segment GGATCACGGCTCGGTCTGCTGTAAAGACGGTCACCACTACCCGCAATTCAGGTGCTCGCCCCCGGTGTCGGCCGACACGCCGGCGATCCTAACTCTGAACAGCTTCGCACGAGGTGGAGACGGCGGCGGCAAATCGTTCTGCGATAACCGCTTCCACAAGGACACCGAGCTGGTGGTGGCGCTGTCAACGGGGTGGTTGCGCCTAGACGGCAAGCGCAAGTGCAACAAGATGATCCGCATCAACGGGAACGGGCGTGCCGTGCTGGCCAAGGTCGTAGACGAGTGCGACTCGGTGTACGGCTGCGACGCCGAGCACAACTTCGAGCCACCGTGCCCATACAATGACGTAGACGCGTCACCTGCCGTGTGGAGGGCGCTGGGGCTCAAGGAGGAGATTGGAGTGTTCAAGATCACTTGGTCTGATGTGTGAGCGATGCCATGAAAACCTTGCATTAAGCTATGTACACGCAGACATGCGGAAACGTAGATGTGTGCGTTGTTCTCTTGGTGGTCGAGTTGCTGCTAATTAAAATAAGCCACCACTCGCTTGTATTTGATATTTTCACAACTTTATTTATTTGTCCCGTCTCGGTGCTATATTTACGATTCACATGTAtatgatatttttgtttatttatgTATTTACGTTGTTTTGGTGCTATATGTATTATTTATGTGGATTTAATATTTTTGAGATTTATGTATTTACCAGTTTGGGTACAGTATGAAATGAAATTGGCAAATACATCAATTTTTAGTTCAGCAAGACCTTGCATATATGACTGAGTACACACGCACTACCATATGTGATGTTATGTTGGTCATAGATATCTATTTTACTATTTATACACAAAAACATTGAATTATTCGGGCGGTAAAACTCGATGATTTTTGAGTTGTCCCTACAATCGGTTCTTTCAGCGCCTCCTGGAAAGATACACCAGTATTGAGAAAAAAGAGAACCCTAaacgatgtggatggagctggtgaAATTAAAAAGCGCTTTGAGTACCACGAAACAACAAATTGCCAGTGAATATACAGAGGGAAACTCTAATGCGTTACATTTGTAATAATTTAATCCAGTGGTGTATTACTTTGATGTTGCCGAGCTACATTTTAATCTTGGCGGATTCCATCCCATACATAATATAAGAAATTTGCAAACATATGTCACTCATACGGATAGTGTAACCTAGTTAGTTAGTTGCACTGCCTTCCCGTGAATTTCATTCACTCGGTTATTCACAAATGACTATTAATGGAAGCTCCATGCCAAATTTCCATTCACTGAAACAAAGAAGGCGGCTGTTTAAAAATATTTGTTGCACGCCCAATTGTTATAAGCGCGAAGGTTGCAGAACACCAACCATCTGTTGGTTGCAAAACCAAAGAAAGAGACTGAATTAGAGCAAAAGAAAGTCAAATTTATTGTAAAAAAAAGTTCCAAACTTTTGTGActtattattatcattattattttctatgtgagGTGTATATACACCCAGGAACTAAAGGGTATTTCCCACCAGGGCATGCTCTACCATATTTGATGATTTACAGGTTACATACTTATATTTATACCCAATAAAATAGAATTCAAAATTCAATTGAATTCTTTGGGAGGTAAAATACCGAGATTTATGAGTTTTCCCAAAAAGCGATTCTTCCGGTGCCTCCCAATAAAAATACCTGGTATAGAGAAGGGCGTGGAAGGTAGCTGCTGGAATTACAAAGCGCTTTGAGTAACACCAAATAGAACATTAAGAGAAAAATTAGATACAAGGTTAATCACAAGTGAGTTACATTTGTAACAACTCAATCTATCTTTATGTTATTCTGATGTTACCGAGCTAGACCTTAATCTTGACGGCTTCCATCCCCCAGATATAATACAAGTAGGAAACGTACCTCACTCTTGATACAGATAGTCTCAACTAGTTACTTTACACTACTTCACTATGCATGTCATTCACTCGGATGTTCACGAATGCCTCCACCTCGGCTATTAGTGGAAGCTCCGTGCCAAAAGCTCATTCGATAAAATAAAGAAGAGACGGTTGTTTAAAAGTATATGTTGCACGCCCAAATGTTACAAGCCCAAAGGTTGCAGAACATCAACCATCTCTGGGTTGCAAAACCGAAGAAACGAGACTGAATTAGATAACCCAGTTGATGTTCCTTGGGGCTTGGGCCCTATATAAAGAACAAGGATCAACCAATATATCCACACAAATGCACAATCACAAATTGCAGATTTGCAAGCAACGTGAGTACCTCACAAACATGGCTAACTTGAAGAAGCTATTAGCTATGTATGCTCTTGTGATGCTCCTGTCACAGCTTCGCGTCCATGGTGTCTCCGTGTCCGTGAGCAGCTGCGCGAACGTTACTACAGAGGCCAAACATCTTCGTGGAAGGTGCCACATCAGTGGCTTCCTGCATGGCAAATCCGGTGACTGCAACAGGGATCACGGCTCGGTCTGCTGTAAAGACGGTCACCGCTACCCGCAATTCAGGTGCTCGCCCCCGGTGTCGGCCGACACGCCGGCGATCCTAACTCTGAACAGCTTCGCACGAGGTGGAGACGGCGGCGGCAAATCATTCTGCGACAACCGCTTCCACAAGGACACCGAGATGGTGGTGGCGCTGTCAACGGGGTGGTTGCGCCTGGATGGCAAGCGCAGGTGCAACAAGATGATCCGCATCAACGGGAACGGGCGTGCCGTGCTGGCGAAGGTCGTCGACGAATGCGACTCGCTGTACGGCTGCGACGCCGAGCACAACTTCGAGCCACCGTGCCCATACAATGACGTAGATGCGTCACCGGCCGTGTGGAAGGCGCTGGGGCTCAAGGAGGAGATTGGAGTGTTCAAGATCACTTGGTCTGATGTGTAAGCGATGCCATGAAAACCTTGCATTAAGCTATGTACACGCAGACATGCGGAAGCGTAGATGTGTGCGTTGTTCTCTTGGTGGTGGAGTTGCTGCTAATTAAAATAAGCCACCACTCGCTTGTATTTGATATTTTCACAACTTTATGTATTTGTCCCGTCTCGGTGCTATATTTACGATTCACATGTatatgatatttttcttgatttatgTATTTACGTTGTTTCGGTGCTATATGTATTATTTATGTGGATTTAATATTTATTGAGATTTATGTATTTCCTAGTTTGGGTACAGTATGAATTGAAATTGGCAAATACATCAATTTTTAGTTCAGCAAGACCTTGCATATATGACTGAGTACACACGCACTACCATATGTGATGTTATGCTGGTCATAGATATATATTTTACTATTTATACACAAAAACATTGAATTATTCGGGCGGTAAAACTCGATGATTTTTGAGTTGTCCCTACAATCGGTTCTTTCAGCGCCTCCTGGAAAGAAACACCAGTATTGAGAAAAAAGAGAACCCTAaacgatgtggatggagctggtgaAATAACGAAACAGTGTCCGTGAGCAGTAGCGCGAACGTTACTACAGAAGCCAAACATCTTCGTGGCAGGTGCCACATCAGTGGCTTCCTGCATGGCAAATACGGTGACTGCAACAGGGATCACGGCTCGGTCTGCTGTAAAGACGGTCATCGCTACCCGCAATTCAGGTGCTCGCCCCCGGTATCGGCCGACACGCCGGCGATCCTAACTCTGAACAGCTTCGCACGAGGTGGAGACAGCAGCGGCAAATCGTTCTGCGACAACCGCTTCCACAAGGACACCGAGCTGGTGGTGGCGCTGTCAACGGGGTGGTTGCGCCTGGACGGCAAGCGCAGGTGCAACAAGATTATCCGCATCAACGGGAACGGGCGTGCCGTGCTGGCCAAGGTCGTCGACGAGTGCGACTCGCTGTACGGCTGCGACGCCGAGCAAAACTTCGAGCCACCGTGCCCATACAATAATGTAGACGCGTCACCGGCCGTGTGGAAGGCGCTGGGGCTCAAGGAGGAGATTGGAGTGTTCAAGATCACTTGGTCTGATGTGTGAGCGATGCCATGAAGACCTTGTATTAAGCTATGTACATGCAGACATGCGGAAGCGTAGATGTGTGCGTTTTTCTCTTGGTGGTGGAGTTGCTGCTAATTAAAATAAGCCACCACTCGATTGTATTTGATATTTTCACAACTTTATGTATTTGTCCCGTCTCGGTGCTATATTTACGATTCACATGTatatgatatttttcttgatttatgTATTTACGTTGTTTCGGTGCTATATGTATTATTTATGTGGATTTAATATTTTTTGAGATTGATGTATTTCCCAGTTTGGGTATAGTATGAAATGAAATTGGCAAATACATCAACTTTCAGTTCAGCAAGACCTTGCATATATGACTGAGTACACACGCACTACCAGATGTGATGTTATGCTGGTCATAGATATATATTTTACTATTTATACACAAAAACATTGAATTATTCGGGCGGTAAAACTCGATGATTTTTGAGTTGTCCCTACAATCGGTTCTTTCAGCGCCTCCTGGAAAGAAACACCAGTATTGAGAAAAAAGGGAACCCTAAACGATCTGGATGGAGCTAGTGAAATTGAAAAGCCCTTTGAGTACCACGAAACAACAAATTGCCAGTGAATATACAGAGGGAAACTCTAGTGCGTTTCATTTGTAATAATTTAATCCTGTGGTGTATTACTTTGATGTTGCCGAGCTACACCTTAATCTTGGTGGATTCCATCCCGTATATAATATAAGAAATTTGCAAATGTATGTCACTCATACGGATAGTCTAAACTAGTTAGTTAGTTGCACTGCCTTCATGTGAATTTCATTCACTCTGTTATTCACAAATGACTATTAATGGAAGCTCCATGCCAAAATTCCATTCACTGAAACAAAGAAGGCGGTTGTTTAAAAATATTTGTCGCACACCCAATTGTTATAAGCCCGAAGGTTGCAGAACACCAACCATCTGTTGGTTGCAAAACAAAAGAAAGAGACTGCATTAGAGCAAAAGAAAGTCAAATTTATTGTAAAAAGGTTCCAAACTTTTGTGActtattattatcattattattttcTACGTGAGGTGTATATACACCCAGGAACTAAAGGGTATTTCCCACCAGGGCATGCTCTACCATATTTGATGATTTACAAGTTACATACTTATATTTATACCCAATAAAATAGAATTCAAAATTCAGTTGAATTCTTTGGGAGGTAAAATACTGAGACTTATGAGTTTTTCCAAAAACCGATTCTTTCGGTGCCTCCCAAAAAATACCTGGTATAGAGAAGGGCGTGGAAGGTAGCTGCTGGAATTACAAAGCGCTTTGAGTAACACCAAATAGAACATTAAGAGAAAAATTAGATACAAGGTTAATCACAAGTGAGTTACATTTGTAACAATTCAATCTATCTTTATGTTATTCTGATGTTACCGAGCTAGACCTTTATCTTGGCGGCTTCCATCCCCAGATATAATACAAGTAGGAAACGTACATCACTCTTGATACAGATAGTTTCAACTAGTTACTTTACACTACTTCACTATGCATGTCATTCACTCGGATGTTCACGAATGCCTCCACCTTGGCTATTAGTGGAAGCTCCGTGCCAAAAGTTCATTCAATAAAATAAAGAAGAGACGGTTGTTTAAAAGTATATGTTGCACACCCAAATGTTACAAGCCCGAAGGTTGGAGAACATCAACCATCTCTGGGTTACAAAACCGAAGAAACGAGACTGAACTAGATAACCCAGTTGATGTTTCTTGGTGCTTGGGCCCTATATAAAGAACATGGATCAACCAATATATCCACACAAATGCACAATCACAAATTGCAGATTTGCAAGCAACGTGAGTACCTCACAGACATGGCTAACTTGAAGAAGCTATTAGCTATGTTTGCTCTTGTGATGCTCCTGTCACAGCTTCGCGTCCAAGGTGTCTCCGTGTCCATGAGCAGCAACGCAAACGTTACTACAGAGGCCAAACATCTTCGCGGCAGGTGCCACATCAGTGGCTTCTCGCATGGCAAATTCGGTGACTGCAACAGGGATCACGGCTCGGTCTGCTGTAAAGACGGTCACCGCTACCTGCAATTCATGTGCTCGCCCCCGGTGTCGGCTGACACGCCAGCGATCCTAACTCTGAACAGCTTCGCACGAGGTGGAGACGGCGGCGGCAAATCGTTCTGCGACAATCGCTTCCACAAGGACACCGAGCTGGTGGTGGCGCTGTCAACGGGGTGGTTGCGCCTGGACGGCAAGCGCAGGAGCAACAAGATGATCCGCATCAACGGGAACGGGCGTGCCGTGTTGGCCAAGGTCGTCAACGAGTGCGACTCGGTGTACGGCTGCGACGCCGAGCACAACTTCGAGCCACCGTGCCCATACAATGACGTAGACGCGTCACCGGCCGTGTGGAAGGCGCTGGGGCTCAAGGAGGAGATTGGAGTGTTCAAAATCACTTGGTCTGATGTGTGAGCGATGCCATGAAGACCTTGCATTAAGCTATGTACACGCAGACATGCGGAAGCGTAGATGTGTGCGTTGTTCTCTTGGTGGTGGAGTTGTTGCTAATTAAAATAAGCCACCACTCGCTTCTATTTGATATTTTCACAACTTTATGTATTTGTCCCGTCTCGGTGCTATATTTACGATTCACATGTatatgatatttttcttgatttatgTATTTACCTTGTTTCGGTGCTATATGTATTATTTACGTGGATTTAATATTTTTTGAGTTTTATGTATTTTCCCAGTTTGGGTATAGTATGAAATGAAATTGGCAAATACATCAATTTTTAGTTCAGCAAGACCTTGCATATATGACTGagtacacacacacaacacacacacacactaccataTGTGATGTTATGCTGGTCATAGACATATATTTTACTATTTATACACAAAAACATTGAATTATTCGGGCGGTAAAACTCGATGATTTTTGAGTTGTCCCTACAATCGGTTCTTTCAGCGCCTCCTGGAAAGAAACACCAGTATTGAGAAAAAAGAGAACCCTAaacgatgtggatggagctggtgaTATTAAAAAGCACTTTGAATACCACCAAACAACAAATTGCCAGTGAATATACAGAGGGAAACTCTAGTGCGT is part of the Triticum dicoccoides isolate Atlit2015 ecotype Zavitan unplaced genomic scaffold, WEW_v2.0 scaffold68397, whole genome shotgun sequence genome and harbors:
- the LOC119347463 gene encoding putative ripening-related protein 4, whose product is MIFELSLQSVLSAPPGKKHQCHISGFLHGKYGDCNRDHGSVCCKDGHRYPQFRCSPPVSADTPAILTLNSFARGGDSSGKSFCDNRFHKDTELVVALSTGWLRLDGKRRCNKIIRINGNGRAVLAKVVDECDSLYGCDAEQNFEPPCPYNNVDASPAVWKALGLKEEIGVFKITWSDV
- the LOC119347454 gene encoding putative ripening-related protein 4; this encodes MANLKKLLAMYALVMLLSQLRVHGVSVSVSSCANVTTEAKHLRGRCHISGFLHGKSGDCNRDHGSVCCKDGHRYPQFRCSPPVSADTPAILTLNSFARGGDGGGKSFCDNRFHKDTEMVVALSTGWLRLDGKRRCNKMIRINGNGRAVLAKVVDECDSLYGCDAEHNFEPPCPYNDVDASPAVWKALGLKEEIGVFKITWSDV
- the LOC119347456 gene encoding putative ripening-related protein 4, giving the protein MANLKKLLAMFALVMLLSQLRVQGVSVSMSSNANVTTEAKHLRGRCHISGFSHGKFGDCNRDHGSVCCKDGHRYLQFMCSPPVSADTPAILTLNSFARGGDGGGKSFCDNRFHKDTELVVALSTGWLRLDGKRRSNKMIRINGNGRAVLAKVVNECDSVYGCDAEHNFEPPCPYNDVDASPAVWKALGLKEEIGVFKITWSDV
- the LOC119347457 gene encoding putative ripening-related protein 4; translated protein: MANLKNLLAMFALMMILSQLRVHGVSVSVSSSANVTTEAKHLRGRCHISGFLHGKSGDYNRDHGSVCCKDGHHYPQFRCSPPVSADTPAILTLNSFARGGDGGGKSFCDNRFHKDTELVVALSTGWLRLDGKRKCNKMIRINGNGRAVLAKVVDECDSVYGCDAEHNFEPPCPYNDVDASPAVWRALGLKEEIGVFKITWSDV